The region GTCAAAAATTGGGCAAAGGGGGGTTTTATTAGAAAAACGAGTATGGGCCCAGGTTGAACTGACCCAAAACGAAACAAACAGGGCCCTTAAGGCCTGGTCAACTGTGTTGACCCACGGATATGCTCCAGACCGTCAGATCTGGAGATCTGACTCAGTCAACAGATCGAGCGGATGGATGGAGAGGATACACGGTAACCTGGTGAACCTACCCGCACAAAAGCACTATGTCCGCCAGCATCTACCAGTGACAAGTGTCCAAGGCCAAGGACACTTGTCATCCACCACTTTGGACACTTAATGGTTGTGCAAAAAGACTTAAGTTTGGACCATGCAAACCAAACGTCTCTTATTTCACTCTTTCTCTCAAAACCAAAGCGACAACACGCTCTGTAATTCTCATATCTCCTCTCAGTCATCACCtaccggagaagacggtggttgcCGGCCAACGGCGGCGGCGCCACCTTCTTCTCCGACGAAACCATCCCCAAACCAACAAACCATAAACACCAACCCAGCCTATTTTTGGTTGAGGAACATGAATCCGGCCATGGAATTTCCAGGAAACCACCCAAAAATCCAGATCGAAAACCTAAAAAAACCAAAACTACAAATAAAACCCCCTTTCCACGATTGAGACACGAAACAAAGCGAAACCATCAAAGCCAACCATTTGAAGAGAAAACACGAAATTTAAATTTACTATTTGGAATGCAACAAACGCGATTTGGCGTAGTCGAGTTGGGGTTTTCAATCGAATCACCACAACAAGCTAGAAGATGCGAAACGTTTAAGCAAAAGAGTAAAAAGAAATTATACTTGGTCATAGATGGGTCGTCGGCGATGATATGTTCTAGATAAGTTCATTTTAACTCTTTGTTTCTTCTTCGTTTATCCTTGTTCTAATTTTGAGCGCTTTTCCTGGTTGTGTTCATTAAAAGGttattttgatttcttttttAGAATTTTTCCATCCTTTCAGCTCAATTTCCTCTTGGGTACTAATAGTGAAGTTAAGTTCTTTATCTTCTTTATGATGAGCTAATACGTCATAGGATAACTTGTCAGTCTCACCTTTCTTCATCCCAGATTTCATGGGATTATTATTTTGTGGATTCATTGTTACATTCCTGGGAGTTTGTTGTGGTCTTCTGTGCAAAGCATTAACCTATTCAATTCATCAATTATTTTCCAGTTTTTTAAGTGCTTATTAATAAGGCTTTTAACTTAAGTTGATTTCTTTGCAAGTCACACAAGTGAAGTGACCCTAATTGAGGAGAAGATTGGTTGCGCCAACTTTAGGAGGGGGTTGGATTTTAGGGCGTTTCACTCCAAAAGACAGTTTTGGCAATGGCTTGGTTTTTGGGCGCTGGTTTATGAAAGCTCTGTTCCCAACAGTTGGATTTGCAGCAACTTTAATTATTCAAGTTTAAACATTAAGAtataatattttgtattttgGATAATTATGTATAGTGCCTTTTGGACTGATTGTAATATTTTGTACGTTCTAACTTAAGACCTATTTGTGTAATCAATTCTTTTGGACTTAACTTTTGGACTTACTCTTAGAACTTTGTTTATGTGATAATTAAAATGCTTAATTCTTAGAGTAACCATCTTATTTGAAAATGGTTTGGGCCACAATAAAATTGAAATGAACATTCCATAAGTGATTGCTTTTAGTAAACTTGTTATTGACTAAATAATCAGATAACCAAAGGAACAAAAATGGAATGCACATTATAAGCATGGAAAACTCAATTCCAACCAAAATGAGCCTTAAAACGTTGTCCATCACCAAAGCCCCTTCCAACAATTGACCTTAGATTAAATCAAACATATACATGTTTAAAAAAATGCAACTTTAATTTAGGGACCTACGAAGGACTTAGAATTTGGCATAAATATTTGGGATATGAAAAAGGGGCTAATAACAAGTGATCATAAAAAAAAtaacatggctcttaatactCACTAATAAGAAAATGGATTTTGGTTTAGTAATGTAAAAGAGATTTGAACCACACTTTGGACTTGCAATATTAATTATGGACATGTTGATGGGAATGAGCCCTTTTTTTTTAAACCAAAAGATCTTatggataaaccaaaatgggCCTTATTAACCAATAAGTCCCAAAATGCACATACCATCTCATGCTTTAGTAACAATAAGAGACAAATGCAACTGATGTTTTCTTGAGTCATGTACAAGGATCTTAATAGATGAAATGCTACTGAAAATTTGATGTCACTGAGGGTTTTATTTAGAATAATCATATGAGTATTAAATGTGTATTTAGAAATGATGGGGAGTTTGGAGTAGCTTAGGGTTGAGAAACCCTAAGATAGAGTTTATGCCTTATAACATCTGGTGGTGAATGCTGGTGAAAGATTTTTcttacccggacaaaattggggtatgacagctgcccctatttaattacctcgaactggaaagtaagaatgacagcagtcttcgtacattcacggtgggagataattaaatacaagaaagacccaaattttgtcctaggaaatgcaaggaagaaagtgcaggaagaaaatgcagtgagaaatagTAAAAGACATTATCCTAAAGTAAAACGGAACAACCAAGACTTTCTGGGagtcgtcagaacagtatcttgaacgtcatagtcgagatatgttagtaatggaatgacatccctagctaaatcGCAAGACTTTTCCAGGATGCTAGAGTAGTATAAAgaaaatctggcatgagactcttcatattgatgaaacatcatctcaacagtaaaagtgagattctctgtatcgagtcaaagcagcatcttatatgatagaattaagatgttctagcaagggaaagataccttaattgaatctaagactctccgaggatatcagagcagtatctctaaaaaaaatctggcatgagactcttcatattgatgaagcagtatctcaaacagtaaaaatgagattctttgtattgagtcgaagcagcatcttatatgatagaattaagatgttccaacaagggaaagataccttaattgaatctaagactcttcgaggatacttagagcagtatctctagaaaatctgaaatgagactcttcatattgatgaagcagcatctcaaacagtaaaaatgagattctctgtatcgagtcgaagcaacatcttatatgatagaattaagatattccagcaagggaaagataccttaattgaatccaagactctccgaggatattagagcagtatctctaaaaacaaATCTGAAATGAGTCTCTTCatataaatgaagcagtatctcggatagtaaaagtgagattctctgtatcgagtcgaagcagcatcttatctgatagaattaagatattccagcgagggaaagataccttaattaaatctaagactcttcgaggatacttagagcagtatctctaaaaaaatctaaaatgagactcttcatattgatgaagaagcatctcaaacagtaagAATGAGATTttctgtatcgagtcgaagcaacatcttatatgatagaattaagatgttccagcaagggaaagataccttaattgaatctaagactcttcaaggatacttGAGCAGTATCCCTGAAAAcaaatctgaaatgagactcttcatattgatgaagcagtatctcaaaccataaagatgagattctctgtatcgagtcgaagcagcatcttatatgatagaattaagatgttccaacaagggaaagataccttaattgaatccaagactctccgaggatagtagagcagtatctctaaaaacaaatctgaaatgagactcttcagataaatgaagtagtatctcggatattcgtctgttgggggaattatttaagaaaagactccttttgagggaggtttgctagaaatgctctgcaggggaaaagctcataTGAGACTTTTTAAGGTAACCTCTGCTTAGGGAGAAATGATTACAAAGGAAATGCTGGGAGTATCACTATTAATCATATAGTTGAAAGACTGACTTACTGGAAAATGATTCCACGAACACAGGCAGGGTGATAACCTTATTTGGGAATGAGGAATGTCTaagatatacatgaatgaccCTAGATCCTGATATATTTGAATTTTGTAGGATGttccactttaggtgggaatgccatgcatgggatgatgcatgagatgcatgcaagtatgcaattgctAGGGATATTTGGCTGTGCATGTAGAAATGCGAATggtttttattttgttgaaattcccattttgtgggagtgttatgcatgagtatgttgatGATTGATGTGACTATTTCTTGGTGAATTTTCCTATTTGGTAGGAAGATTATGTATGTAATTGATGTACATGGCGCATGCGATGTATGCGTGTATGCAAATGGGCAATTGGGATATGCCCCGGTTAAGACGTTTTTGCTTTGGGGAATGATGTCAATAGTGTGGACTTTTGTTATTGGGGTGATCCATGAAGATCAAGCTTTGATGCCCCTTTGGGTAATTCGGGAATATGTTTAGGTTGCTCTACGCCACTGAAGGGTTCAAACTTCTTAACACGCGATACTCCGATCACGATTTATTAACGTTTATGCTGGAAATGCAATGGAGCCTTGCCCCGGTTTGGCTATACCATGAGTACAGTTATGAGAGGCGTGAATTAGTGATTGAAAGGAACATATGTGTCTGCAAATAGTCCTACACCTCTATGAAAAACAAGAATGAACTTGAAGACTAAGGGATTTGTCATTTTACTatttcaaaagcaattttatCACTTTGTTCAAATACGTGTTTTGTTTTCTCCAAAATTTTAAGagtgatgtttatcaaaaataaaggtgctttgcaaacaaatacaaaaatgatttgggcacaacttttgttgagaaaatttctcttttattGACTTGACCCTTAAATGGGCGACTATACATAAAgatgcaattccttaatgaggtaattgttgtgcatagaaaCAAAATGGCAATAAAAAATTGAGTTCATATTGAGTTTCCACACTGTtatgatccttatgtctttgatAGTCTGAGTACCTTGCTTCTGAAGAGTGGGGTAGATTGATTTTTTGTCTTTGAGGGACACGTCAAATGCCTGAAAGTACAactctttgccttggaattaatccctaacttttgcctggaccgccctttcgggttttcgatccaccgggatacccatttttgcctgagtcaccctttcgggttttcaactcagcgggtcaattcttttattttttatccttaattttttcctggatcaccctttcaggttttcgatccaccgggatagccatttttgcctaaatcgccctttcaagttttcgatttagcggcttttattatttcacttttttaggcgaagtactttttaacagcatcagTATTGGTGGGGAGTGGCAACTCATCATCGTCCATAGTTGCTAGGATTAGAGTGCCtccggaaaaggctctaaccaccataaatgaaccttcataatttggtgtccatttccctctggagtccttgtgaatgggcaagattttcttcagcACCAAGTCCCCTTCTTGAAATACCCTGGGACGGACTTTCTTGTTGAATGCCTTcttaagacgcctctgatagagttgattgtgacctaacgctttcaagcgtttctcttcaataaggttgagctcttcgtaccttgattgaacccattctgccttgtctagcttagcctccatcaagactctcataGAGGGGATCTCCATTTTTATAGGGAGAATTGCTTCCATGCCGTATACCAAGGAGTAAAGGGTTACCCCTATTGAAGTTCGTACCGACGTGCGATAGCCATGTAATacaaaaggtaacatctcatgccaatccttgtttgtgacaaccatcttttggatgattttcttgatatttttattcgcagcttcaacaaccccattcatcttaggtcgatagggtgatgagttGTGATGCTCGCTCTTGAACGTTGTGCATAACTCctccatggtcttgttgttgagattggacccattatcagtgatgattttgttgggaatcccatatcgacatatgatgttgttttttaagaaacgggcgactacgtgcttcgtgacattcgcataagatgctgcttctacccatttggtaaagtaatctatggccaccaagataaatctgtgtccatttgatgctttgggttctatcattccaatcatgtcgatgccccacatagagaaaggccaaggtgatgctatgGCATTTAGCGGGGTAGGCGGTACATGTATCTTGTCAACATAGATATGGCACTTGTAGCATGCTCTGGTGTAATGATAACAGTCGGCTTCCATCGTTAACCAGTAGTAACTTGCCCTTAGGATTTTCTTTGCCATGGCGTGCCCATTTGCGTGCTTGCCGAAAGACCCTTCGTGTATGTCCTTCATAAGCTGATTAGCTTCATGCTTGTCCACACACCTCAACAAGACCATGTCATAGTTCTACTTGTACAATACCTCCCCATTCAAGAGGAAATTCGATGCTAACctccggagggtccttttgtcaaggctgGAAGCCTCTGCCGGATATTCCCGCTTCTCCAGATactgtttgatatcaaagaaccagggtttaccatctggctcttctGCTGTCGTCAGGCAATGTGCAAGTTCGTCAAAACGTCTAATTTCAATGTGAGGCTGATGATTGGGCCATGTTAATTTGTACATGGAAGCAAAAGTTGCtaaggcatctgccatctgattctcttctcgaggaatatgagagaagGTGACTTCGTCGAATTTTGGGAGTAGCTTCAGCacataatcccggtatggaattaggttagcatgtcttgtttcccaatcgACTTTAATCTGATGTATCACTATAGCGGAATCCCCGaatacttctagtatcttgatTTTCAAATCAATAGCTTCTTCCAATCCTAGTATGTAAGCTTCATACTCGAccatgttatttgtgcaggtAAAATAGAGCTGTACGGTGAACggtagatggaaattcttgggagacatcagcactgccccaattccatggcctattgcatttgaggTGCCGTCGAACATGGGAGTCCAGCCCGCTTTTGGCTCAAGACTTTCCTCTTGTTCGGAGTCTTCAGCATCCTTGAtaaccatgatgtcctcatctgggaagtcaaactTTAAAGGTTGGTAATCCTCCAGCGGTTGGTGAGCAAGATGATCTGCTAatacgcttcctttgattgccttttgtgcaacatattgaatatcgtattctgataacaacatctgccatcgagcaatcCTACCGGTAAGagctggtttctcgaatatgtatttgatgggatccattttagataccaaccAAGTCGTGTGGGTTAGCATGTACTGCCTGAGACGTTTAGCGTCCCATGCGAgtgcacaacaagttttctcgagtaaAGAATATTTGGTCTCGCAATCATTAAATTTCTTGCTCAGataatatatggcatgctcttttctaccagtctcatcttgctgtCCCAACACACAACCCATGGACTTGTCGAGCACGATtaaatacatgatgagaggtctccCTTCTACAGGTGGCATCAGAATcggtggctcttgcaagtattctttgattttatcgaaggctatttggcattcatcattccactccacgccttgattctttcttagaagcttgaatattggtttacatgtggtagtaaggtgagagataaacctgacaatgtaatttagtctcccaaagaaaccacgaacctccttctcagtccttggtgcaggcatgttctgaatggctcgaaccttgtcgggatctacttcaattcctttttggcttacaataacgcctaaaagcttcccagatcgaaccccaaatgtgcatttgttaggattaagtctcaacctaaacttcctcaaacgagCAAACAGTTTCCCCAGGTTAGTGatatgttcttcttctgtctgggatttggcaatcatgtcgtcaacatacacctcaatctcttcatgaatcatgtcgtgaaagagagtcaccatggcacATTGAAATGTTGCCCCAGCGTTCTTTAATCCAAAcgacattactttgtaacaaaaagttccccaaggggtaatgaacgtggttttctccatgtcttcgggatccattttaatttggttgtatctGGAGAATCCATCCATAAAGTAAAATAcggagaactgagttgtgttatctaccaatacatcaatgtgaggtaatgggaaatcgtctttgggactgactctgtttaagtctcggtagtttacgcacatgcggactttcCCATATTTCTTCGGTACCAGTACAATGctggcaacccattgtgggtacttagcgacttccaggaaatcggcgtcaaactgctttctcacctcttctctgatcttgagagccatatctggtcgagttcttcttagcttttgtttgacagcagagcattcttctttaaggggaagcttaTGGGTCACTATATCAGTATCTAATtcgggcatgtcttggtatgaccatgcaaacacgtcgtcatatttgtggaggagctctatcaatcttgtcttcactgtatcttgaagcgcggcgcctacccttacttctctctTGTCTTCTTTTGTTCCCAGATTAATAACTTCAACGTCCTCCTAgtgtggttgaatgaccttctcttcttgtatgagtaatctggccaactcttcaggaagttcgcaatcttcccccacttcgtcttcagcttggtagattggacaatcaaaatcatattggaccatagcagtgtcgttatcaatggtctcggtggtgtttctgcatgttatgatttatgcagtttatttagaaagtgcgtgcataaaaattgatgccatttttggtaataataataaataaaaaacgaaaggaaaggaacaaaaatttggatgcaaatttccatttcattaatgatattaaaaactcttgaaaaagataaaggaggTCCTATAACATGTCATTGTGCCTTAGGCAGAGCACAGGGTTTtgtctaaaataataaaattacttttgaaaaatttggggaacttccacagccttccagtTTGTCAGCTCTTCATTAGGTGCGGCTTGTCGCATCCAGCTAGACACCCCCTCTTCGGGATCTTCATCACTGATCATCGCCACCTGTTTGCCAAAAATATGGCCAACGCTGGTGAACGTTTCCTCTACAGAAGGAATTTGCTCTTTGTCATGTTGGTTACCGGATTTATTTGATGACGGGTCATACCCCAGGCCAAACTTGTCTTGTTTCTCTTTTACTTCCACCACTTTGCCCCAGTCTTGAGCATTTTCGCTTTCCATAACAGCCTTAGCTCCTTGCCACGAGGCCATGGATGGTCCTGATTCCGGGGTCTCCAATGTATGTTGGATGGCCATCATATTTACCACTCCCAAGGATTGGAATGGTGTCTCAATtatctcgccatccacctcgatataCCGGAAAGATGTCAAGTAGCTAACCAAGATATCCTCCTCCCCTCCAATcacaatcatcttgtcatttgtaatgaattttaACTTTTGATGTAGAGTGGAGGTGACGGCGCCTGCGGAGTGAATCCAGGGTCTTCCAAGTAGGCAACTATAACCGGGATGTATATCCATAATCTGGAACGTGATATTAAAAATAgttggacctatcttggttggtaagtcaacctctcctatcactgctcgccttgagccatcaaatgccTTTATGATTAGGGTGATGGGCTTCATACTTATCCCTTCCATTGGCAGCTTTATCAAAGTTGTCTTCAGCATGACGTTCAACGAGGAACTTGTGTCCACTAATACCCTTGATAGTATAGTGTCTATGCATTTCAAGGAGATATGtaaggccttgttatggttctttccctcGACCGACAGTTCATCATCGTTGAAACCCAAAAAATTTCCAGTAGTCACACAAGCTATCACATTGTCAAACTGTTCTATCGTTATGTCATTCGTGATATGTGCAGCGCTTAATACTTTCAACAATGAATTCCTGTGTGCTTCTGAGTTGAGCAATAAAGATAACACGGAGATTTTTGAAGGTGTTTGATTCAGTTGGTCCACCACTTTataatcgctcttcttgattatcctCAGAAATTCCTCGGCCTCTTCACGAGTGACTGCAGCTTTAGGAGACAGGTGCATGTCTTGCATTTCTTGATTAGGGACGGGGATCTGGACAGCGGCTTCCTTTCCTTTAGCCTTTGCAGAAGTATCAACAGTTCTTGGTGCGAACACTCGGCCACTACGTGTCATTCCTGTCGGCCCCACAATCGAGGTGACGTTTGGTTCGTTGATCATCAAAGGTTGGTCTTTCTGCCcttgcttaaaagctctgggctgatatatccaCGGGACCGCCTTCTCATCTTCATACGCGAACTGTGCTGGAAACTCTATCACCAATGGGCTTATAGGTATTTCCACATTAACCTCATCATAAGGGATGTCCACCACGGCTATCTCTTCCTGGCGCTTGCTCTTGAGACGGCGATTTATCTGTAACTCACCTTGATCCAACATTTATTGTATAAAATCCCTCAACTTTTTATTGTTCTCCTCATCAACTAGCTCCTCCAGGATTAGACCACTTTTCAGCAATTGTGCTCTAATCCTGGCgataggggtttgaatctcttcaaccttacggatcaatttgccttgatcactctcctcaatggcactgacggAAGCATCTTTACGTGTTGGCATGGGATTGGTGTTCATGTTCGGGCGTCTCGGAGTGAAGGAGACATCCTTTgcttcgatcaagtcttgtacccgATTTTGAAATGCGAAACAATTCTCCAAGGTATGACCGGGTGCTCCCATGTGAAACTCATAGTGGACGTTAGCATCGTATCCGGGTGGATATGGAAAAACAACCTGTTTTATCTCCCTTAATGTCAGAAGGCCCTCGTTTTGCAGATATGGGAATATTTGGCTATAAGGTACTGGTAAAAGATCAAGCTGCCTTCTTGGAGGCCTTGGCTTGAACTGTCTTGGTGGCGTGGTGTTTCGCTGTTGACGATGTTGTTAATGTTGTGATTGATACACTTGTTGTTGCTGCATTGGTTGTTGATAAGGTATAggtactgtaagaccccaattttggccctaagatccctcatggcccatatcatatcatatcatggcctcaaggatcattgcataccctagcttccctcctagtgggtgggatactttgtgagtgtgattcttgatcaccaagcatgtattgcatttgtatatcattgcttttcacgtgtttactaaccaaaagtacaaaaatattgtcatctaaccatgttgcttgcagatgaagccaaccgggtcaaaacagtcaaatcagaccttgagcaatagatggtggctattcttgaagaatttggacaccatgatcattcattgagagttcatataacttgtggtatcatttggaaccaagatcccatgtgaaagaggcttgaaattcatcagaacttggcccagtcaaccaaaagtcaacaaaagtcaactgtggtcaactgtgcatttaatcagtgatttgatgattggaattgattgaaaatgtctcattcatgtctatataaacttcatttggcatttcaaagaccaaggttgaaggaattgaagtcagacagacagtttcccaaaatggcaaatggacctgtaatttcagctgcccaaaatggaaagttttccccctcaagataacttcatgatacaagcttcaaatcaaaatttgtccaacaggaaagttgaatatcttgttctcacaattccaaaaagtccaagaactcaaaaatcccatgtgtggtttgcaagatatggtcagatgaatttcaaaaaagacccgtaatcaggagggcataacttccacatggattgtccaaattgcaagttctatatatgcacaaactccatttaatgtgtacttcaaagttgcataattggatttcttgGAAAAGGCTCAATGCAAAAggccatttttgaagtgaattAATTAGAAGgaggggcaaaatcgtccaaaaTGAGAAATAGTGGGAATCTGAAAATAAGGCTTATACCAACAGCTTCCAAATGCtatttttgacttgtttcaaGTATCAATTTGCTACTGTCATGCTTCTAAATTCAAAAGAGCTTAAATCCAAAATGCACATAAAAGCTCATTTTGCACTAATCCTATTTTTCACTAAGTGTGGTAAATTATTGGATTAAGAATTCATATATATAGTTTAATCCACAACAGAATGAGGTTAATCACAATTTCATAAACTTCTACACAATCACACTTCACTGCATAACAGAAAACGAATTTTCTTCTCCCTCTCCTTTTGCTCCAAGACTTTTTTGACTCAAAATTCATCAAGATTTCATCCATTATTGTGGAATTTGTCTGTTGATTCGTGATCTGCAGGTAATGGTGAATTTCTGTTGACCAAGATTGGAGCGAAACGGTGACCGATTCGTGCTATTGCCAAAACCTGCTAGCTGCCATAACAGCCGAAGAAACTACTCGATCGGTGCTTCGTTGAGCTGGATTAGCTTTGTCGTCCTCCTTCCACAACCGATTCCTCCATCTGTTTCTCATCCTCGAGCTCCGAAATCCACCATTTCCATCGCTGCAATCTCAAGAAGGTTAACTTTCGACCAACACCATTTTCCAAATTGTGTTGTGTTTATTGTAGAATGAAGCTTGTAGAATATGTATCGACTTGTAGAATTGAAATTCGTTAAAGATTGAGTGAGATATTCGCGATTGAAATTTTTGTACCAAAACCTATTTCGCTCGATTTGTACTGTGTGTTAATCTATGGATGAAATAGTTTGTGTATTTGTAATCCTGGTGGAAAACCGGTTCGACCGGTATGTGGATCGCTCGTTTCCGTTGAGATTTGCCCAAACCCTAAGATTCCGGCCAAGAACATGCGAAGAAGACGATGAACACTCAAGTTTTCTGGAAATTTCGCCCCGTAGATCTTTGTTCCGTCCGTTTCAATTTTGGATTCGCGTTTTTCATTGCCAGAGCGAATTACCGGCTGACACGTCGTTAAATTGAAACGCAGAGTTTAGGCCTTGGCTTAAGTATTTACCATCTGTGCCATTATCATTCAATTAACTTAATAAATCCAAATAAATCTTAAATAAATATTGAAAACCTTAAAAAAATCATATGTtactcaattttaatcca is a window of Lathyrus oleraceus cultivar Zhongwan6 chromosome 6, CAAS_Psat_ZW6_1.0, whole genome shotgun sequence DNA encoding:
- the LOC127093825 gene encoding uncharacterized protein LOC127093825 → MVEYEAYILGLEEAIDLKIKILEVFGDSAIVIHQIKVDWETRHANLIPYRDYVLKLLPKFDEVTFSHIPREENQMADALATFASMYKLTWPNHQPHIEIRRFDELAHCLTTAEEPDGKPWFFDIKQYLEKREYPAEASSLDKRTLRRLASNFLLNGEVLYK